The following coding sequences lie in one Kamptonema formosum PCC 6407 genomic window:
- a CDS encoding MATE family efflux transporter — translation MNTRSFYSTILQEARACLTLAIPLSLAQLLEISMLSVDTWTMGMLGSKALAGGALGYMTFRFLFTLGIYTLSAVNTIASIAFGSRQFDKLKGITTQGFYLALLLALPMMLILSSAPLWMNFLHQEKMVIYQSQSYLKAVLWGLPALFCFEVLRNVLIAVNSSVIIPIILVSSIPINAVGNYIFAFGKLGFPELGIAGIGWSTALVLWIQLLVILSFTYLSPKLKSYKLLSHNIKSDPSIFQELIRVGSASGLLYISAGGLAVVSTYLMGSLGTVPLAAFQIANQVRSMIRAFTVGLAQSITARVAQMYGEEDVEKVRISGFVGMMISVLFALTFLLLVALGRTYIVSLFLKPESTIDLEVFDLSMSLLLIVASMQLFNEIDTAATGALLGIKDTFQPMLIGLLGYWGLGLGSICLMLFKFHLGASGVMIGLHFGVFIQAVVFPLRFYAKTTHMLPVSSTLSVLKH, via the coding sequence ATGAACACCCGCTCCTTCTATTCAACCATCCTTCAAGAAGCTAGGGCGTGCCTAACTTTAGCCATTCCCTTAAGCCTTGCTCAACTACTGGAAATCAGTATGTTATCAGTAGATACTTGGACTATGGGAATGCTTGGAAGTAAGGCGCTTGCCGGTGGTGCATTGGGATATATGACATTCCGGTTTCTATTCACCCTTGGTATATATACTCTCTCCGCAGTTAATACCATTGCATCTATTGCTTTTGGCTCTAGGCAATTTGATAAGTTGAAAGGCATAACGACACAGGGTTTTTATTTAGCACTATTACTTGCCTTGCCCATGATGCTTATTCTCAGTTCAGCGCCGCTCTGGATGAACTTCCTCCACCAGGAAAAAATGGTGATTTATCAATCTCAGTCCTATCTCAAAGCAGTTCTTTGGGGACTACCTGCCCTATTTTGTTTTGAGGTGTTACGCAATGTATTAATCGCTGTTAACTCTTCAGTTATTATCCCAATAATTTTAGTATCTAGCATTCCGATCAATGCTGTCGGGAACTATATTTTTGCATTTGGCAAGCTAGGGTTTCCAGAATTAGGGATAGCTGGAATTGGCTGGTCAACAGCACTTGTATTGTGGATACAACTGCTAGTAATACTAAGTTTTACTTACCTTAGCCCAAAACTCAAATCTTACAAACTATTGAGCCACAATATCAAATCAGACCCTTCAATTTTTCAGGAACTCATTCGCGTTGGATCGGCCAGTGGATTGCTATATATTTCAGCAGGTGGTCTGGCTGTAGTTTCAACCTACTTAATGGGTTCTTTAGGAACTGTTCCACTAGCAGCTTTTCAAATTGCTAATCAGGTTAGGAGTATGATTAGAGCTTTTACGGTTGGACTAGCGCAGTCAATAACTGCTAGAGTCGCACAAATGTATGGAGAAGAGGATGTTGAAAAAGTTAGAATATCTGGATTTGTTGGGATGATGATAAGCGTACTATTTGCCCTGACCTTTCTGTTGCTAGTAGCTCTTGGGAGAACATATATCGTTTCGCTCTTTTTAAAACCTGAATCAACAATAGATTTAGAAGTGTTCGATCTATCTATGAGTCTGCTGCTAATTGTTGCTTCCATGCAGCTATTCAATGAAATTGACACAGCGGCTACAGGTGCATTATTAGGAATTAAAGATACATTTCAACCTATGTTAATTGGATTATTGGGATATTGGGGGCTTGGTCTGGGAAGCATTTGTCTAATGTTATTTAAATTCCATCTTGGAGCTAGTGGTGTAATGATTGGTCTGCATTTTGGTGTTTTTATACAAGCTGTTGTTTTCCCTTTACGATTCTATGCTAAGACGACTCATATGTTGCCTGTTTCTTCCACACTTAGCGTGTTAAAGCATTAA
- a CDS encoding Coq4 family protein encodes MFTGYSGAEFAQILVNMLDLAINPSRLNNVFEIGNTVNSTLIERNKEKAVKLIYDSAPGLEELFQEGYCPRYSLEELSTIPANTLGYTYATHMNRNNLQTLNYQVKECDRYQFFFRRLRETHDILHAITGFQTDNLGEIGLEGFYIAQAMLPNVYYLMMARMSHILLDEKIFDGQLYLETVTKGFQMGKKAKKVLGLRWEDMFWEDIKILRNKLRIVVSEEGLEQKLAEQDKTV; translated from the coding sequence ATGTTTACTGGCTATAGCGGCGCTGAATTTGCTCAAATTTTAGTGAATATGCTTGATTTAGCTATTAATCCCAGTCGCTTAAACAATGTTTTTGAGATTGGCAACACCGTCAATAGCACTTTGATTGAAAGAAACAAAGAGAAAGCGGTAAAACTTATATACGATAGCGCTCCAGGCTTAGAAGAATTATTCCAAGAAGGTTACTGTCCTCGCTACTCTCTGGAAGAGTTAAGCACAATACCAGCCAACACTCTCGGCTATACTTATGCCACACATATGAATCGGAACAATTTGCAAACTTTAAATTATCAAGTTAAAGAGTGCGATCGCTATCAGTTTTTTTTTAGAAGGCTCAGAGAAACTCACGATATTCTTCATGCAATTACAGGGTTTCAAACAGATAATTTAGGAGAAATAGGTTTAGAGGGTTTTTATATAGCTCAAGCAATGCTACCTAATGTATACTATTTAATGATGGCTCGAATGTCTCATATATTGTTAGACGAGAAAATTTTTGACGGTCAGCTCTATTTAGAAACTGTAACTAAAGGTTTCCAGATGGGTAAAAAAGCTAAAAAAGTTCTGGGTTTGAGATGGGAAGATATGTTTTGGGAAGATATAAAAATACTGAGAAATAAGTTAAGAATTGTTGTGTCTGAAGAAGGGCTAGAGCAGAAGCTAGCGGAGCAAGACAAAACGGTGTAA
- a CDS encoding zinc-dependent alcohol dehydrogenase has product MKALLKKNGKVSLESIPKPKSYSDNDVLIEVKTAGLCRTDIYVAEGKVKSIDPLILGHEFAGIIQEIGKNVSNLRSGNRVTVNPQIPCSKCHICTSGKTAYCQNTSFLGIHLQGAFAEYATVPASAVHLLPENVDFKMGAYTEPIAASLAVLKANIAPHETGLIYGDNRISQLTHKILKAYGFEDVTIYDAASDRELKPDYYDFIIETLVTSEALNAMLQALRPGGKIILKSRQHQPVALNVNQILKKEPIFHAVNYGSFEEALYLMASGQIDLDDILGEEFELEDFETVFSAAKQGESRKLFFRF; this is encoded by the coding sequence ATGAAAGCACTACTCAAAAAAAACGGTAAAGTCTCTCTAGAATCAATTCCAAAACCTAAATCGTACTCGGATAACGATGTGCTGATCGAGGTTAAAACCGCAGGGTTATGTCGCACCGACATTTATGTGGCTGAAGGCAAAGTTAAATCGATCGATCCGCTGATTTTAGGTCATGAATTTGCCGGGATTATTCAGGAAATTGGCAAGAATGTCAGCAACTTGCGATCGGGAAACCGAGTAACTGTAAATCCACAAATTCCCTGTAGCAAATGTCATATCTGTACCAGTGGCAAAACAGCATACTGTCAAAATACTTCTTTTCTCGGCATTCACCTTCAAGGGGCTTTTGCAGAGTACGCAACAGTGCCTGCGTCTGCGGTTCATTTATTACCTGAAAATGTGGACTTCAAGATGGGAGCCTATACCGAACCTATAGCGGCTTCTCTTGCTGTTCTCAAAGCCAATATCGCACCCCATGAAACAGGGTTAATCTATGGCGATAACCGCATTTCTCAACTGACGCACAAGATTCTCAAAGCTTATGGTTTTGAGGATGTAACCATTTATGATGCTGCGAGCGATCGAGAGTTAAAGCCAGATTACTATGACTTTATCATCGAAACTCTAGTAACCAGTGAAGCCCTAAATGCAATGTTACAAGCACTTCGGCCGGGAGGAAAAATAATTTTAAAAAGCCGCCAGCATCAGCCTGTTGCGCTGAATGTAAATCAAATTCTGAAGAAAGAACCGATATTTCATGCCGTAAACTACGGTTCTTTTGAAGAAGCACTTTATTTGATGGCTTCCGGGCAAATCGATTTGGACGATATTTTGGGAGAAGAGTTCGAGTTAGAGGACTTTGAGACAGTTTTTTCTGCTGCCAAGCAAGGAGAATCCCGCAAACTTTTCTTCCGATTCTGA
- a CDS encoding NYN domain-containing protein, with the protein MSASLSQAVLLVDGYNMIGLWPRLSDKRDRDGLEMARRHLIEELVNYSAFLGLDARLVFDAYYQDTPCVKEIITKNLSVYYTEFGQTADTYIEKSCAVLRYELRSLKRRLIVATSDRAQQLTVVGYGAEWMSALQLARDVESTCRQREGRHNPRKQSSSRFLASSLNPESQKRLAQLRMGLD; encoded by the coding sequence ATGTCAGCCTCTTTATCCCAAGCCGTCTTACTTGTAGACGGCTATAACATGATTGGACTTTGGCCGCGCCTTAGTGACAAGCGCGATCGCGATGGTTTGGAGATGGCAAGGCGGCATTTAATCGAGGAATTAGTTAACTACAGCGCTTTTCTGGGTTTAGACGCAAGATTGGTATTCGACGCTTACTATCAAGACACTCCCTGCGTTAAAGAAATTATTACTAAGAATTTATCAGTCTACTACACTGAATTTGGTCAGACAGCAGATACTTATATTGAAAAATCCTGTGCAGTCCTCCGCTACGAGTTGCGATCGCTTAAGCGGCGGCTAATAGTAGCTACCTCAGACAGAGCTCAACAATTGACAGTCGTCGGCTATGGCGCTGAATGGATGTCCGCCCTGCAACTCGCCCGCGATGTCGAATCTACCTGTCGCCAGCGCGAAGGTAGGCATAACCCCCGCAAGCAATCCTCTAGCCGTTTTCTTGCGAGTTCTCTCAATCCTGAATCGCAAAAGCGTTTGGCACAATTAAGAATGGGACTGGATTAA
- a CDS encoding mechanosensitive ion channel family protein, whose translation MLKAKSNGNGNGCTSRVKAIEKKNRNKFMVFSGRCIAGVILALACIFLAFPALAQVSTKFDLAPVILDGRQIFQVSSSGQFTAKERANLINSQLKDAVSSSEPVQVKVEERNLLPTILLVSVSNKDLKANSSPPDTSARYLLTVTQLDAPAGSSPGEQAGTWAAQIQQAVNEAQQQRSGKYIRDAVVNAIAILMGAIAFHIVLGWFWPRTLRRGLRMFFPEPNPSQPNPPRSFDLLLNLTLASTRFGLWVATLLYITNLFPLTRRWSYKIANILIASFISKIFTVGEKAYSVTDLLILCGFLWGLIVVAHTATTVLRARILEVAGINRGAQEAIAIITKYSLIAIGTIVLLQIWGLDLSSLTILASVLGVGIGFGLQDIAKNFGSGLVIILERPIQIGDFVEVGEYKGIVERIGGRSTVIRTLDRVSIIVPNSRFLETELINWNHDNPVSGVRLPIGVSYNSDVNAVKTALLEAGTGHPDVLSVPPPQVLFKGFGDSALNFELRVWTAQPSKQFLIKSDLYYRIEANLRQHKIEIPFPQRDLNIRTGNLQVEISSQLEAMLLQLLQNQVNGHKVELDGANNGTGETPISQDSQD comes from the coding sequence ATGCTCAAGGCAAAAAGTAATGGAAATGGAAATGGCTGTACTAGCAGGGTGAAAGCGATCGAGAAGAAAAACCGCAATAAATTCATGGTTTTCTCAGGAAGGTGCATCGCTGGGGTAATTCTCGCCCTTGCCTGCATTTTCCTGGCTTTTCCAGCATTAGCACAAGTTAGCACCAAATTTGACTTAGCGCCAGTAATTTTAGATGGGAGGCAAATTTTTCAAGTTAGCAGTTCAGGACAGTTTACAGCTAAGGAACGGGCAAATTTAATTAATTCGCAACTAAAAGATGCTGTCTCATCTTCTGAACCCGTACAGGTAAAGGTAGAGGAACGCAATCTATTACCAACGATATTATTAGTTTCTGTCTCGAATAAAGATTTAAAAGCAAATTCTTCTCCTCCAGATACATCTGCTAGATACTTGTTGACGGTGACACAACTAGATGCACCAGCAGGTAGCAGTCCAGGGGAACAGGCGGGAACTTGGGCGGCGCAAATTCAGCAAGCGGTGAATGAAGCTCAACAACAACGTAGCGGTAAGTATATTCGAGATGCGGTGGTGAATGCGATCGCGATTTTGATGGGTGCGATCGCATTTCACATTGTTTTAGGTTGGTTTTGGCCGCGTACCCTGCGCCGAGGGTTACGAATGTTCTTTCCAGAACCCAATCCATCTCAGCCAAATCCGCCGCGCAGTTTTGATTTATTGCTCAATCTCACCCTCGCTAGTACGCGATTCGGTTTATGGGTAGCTACGCTGCTTTACATTACTAATCTATTTCCACTGACGCGGAGATGGAGTTATAAAATCGCGAATATTCTGATTGCTAGCTTCATTTCCAAGATTTTTACTGTCGGTGAAAAGGCTTACTCTGTCACGGATTTATTGATTCTGTGCGGTTTTCTGTGGGGGTTGATAGTTGTTGCCCATACAGCTACTACTGTTTTGCGAGCGCGCATTTTGGAGGTAGCAGGAATCAATCGCGGAGCCCAGGAAGCGATCGCGATTATTACCAAATATAGTTTAATTGCAATCGGCACTATTGTCTTGTTACAAATTTGGGGACTAGATTTAAGTTCCTTAACTATTTTAGCTAGTGTTCTCGGTGTCGGGATTGGGTTTGGTTTGCAAGATATTGCCAAAAACTTTGGCAGCGGACTTGTGATAATTTTGGAGCGTCCAATTCAAATCGGCGATTTTGTAGAAGTTGGGGAATATAAAGGCATAGTAGAGCGAATTGGCGGTCGCAGTACAGTGATTAGAACTCTCGATCGAGTTTCGATTATTGTGCCTAATTCCCGCTTTTTGGAAACAGAGTTAATTAACTGGAACCATGACAATCCTGTTTCGGGAGTACGACTGCCAATTGGAGTATCTTATAATTCTGATGTTAATGCAGTAAAAACCGCTTTATTGGAAGCGGGAACTGGTCATCCTGACGTGCTTTCAGTTCCACCACCGCAAGTTTTATTTAAGGGATTTGGTGATAGTGCCCTAAATTTTGAATTACGAGTTTGGACGGCGCAACCGAGTAAGCAATTCTTAATTAAAAGCGATTTGTATTACCGAATAGAGGCAAATTTGCGGCAGCATAAGATTGAGATTCCTTTCCCCCAGCGAGATTTGAATATTCGCACGGGTAATCTGCAAGTTGAAATATCATCGCAGTTGGAAGCAATGCTGTTGCAGTTGTTGCAAAATCAGGTAAATGGGCATAAGGTTGAGTTAGATGGAGCGAATAATGGCACTGGGGAAACGCCGATTTCGCAGGATAGTCAAGATTAA
- a CDS encoding ketosteroid isomerase family protein: MTETILIANPGTTNPLDPVVHSYFQTFNCSDFEATANLFAADGVLYAPFEDPIVGRDAIALYLKAEAKGMQLEPQQAVIETLEDGNREIHVSGKVQTPVFGVKVGWRFILNPEVEIVAVTVKLLASTQELLNLRSSTKF, from the coding sequence ATGACTGAAACAATTTTGATAGCTAATCCTGGTACAACTAATCCCCTAGATCCAGTGGTGCATAGCTATTTTCAAACTTTCAACTGTAGCGACTTTGAGGCTACAGCTAATCTGTTTGCTGCGGACGGTGTGCTCTATGCTCCATTTGAAGATCCGATTGTGGGCAGAGATGCGATCGCACTCTACCTCAAAGCCGAAGCTAAAGGGATGCAACTGGAACCGCAACAGGCTGTTATCGAAACTTTAGAAGATGGGAATCGGGAAATTCACGTAAGCGGTAAGGTACAAACTCCGGTATTTGGAGTTAAGGTTGGTTGGCGGTTTATACTAAATCCCGAAGTTGAAATTGTGGCTGTTACTGTTAAACTTTTGGCTTCGACCCAAGAATTGTTAAATCTGCGCTCTTCAACTAAATTTTAG
- a CDS encoding orange carotenoid protein N-terminal domain-containing protein: MPFTIETAQGIFSNTQVASAVPDTIAKFAQLSAEDQLALLWFAYTEMGITITPAAPGAASMVIADGLLAQIKQMPPLAQTQVMCDLANRVDTPLNRSYASFSMNIKLGFWYQLGEWMAQGLVAPIPPGYKLSSNASAVLQTIRQLDGGQQITVLRNAVVNMGFDPNAPGSYAKVADPVVPPTEIAQRTQVTIEGVTNPTVLGYINNMNAFDFEAAVGLFAPKGALQPPFQKPIVGQEAILAYMREECVGLKMMPERGVSEVVDGYTQIKVTGKVQTPWFGASVGMNIAWRFLIDPQGKIFFVAIDLLASPQELLNLMAK, translated from the coding sequence ATGCCGTTTACTATTGAGACCGCTCAGGGTATTTTCTCTAACACTCAGGTTGCGAGTGCTGTCCCAGACACGATCGCCAAGTTTGCCCAGCTCAGCGCTGAAGATCAACTAGCATTACTCTGGTTTGCCTACACCGAAATGGGGATCACAATTACTCCTGCTGCCCCAGGAGCCGCCAGCATGGTCATCGCCGATGGTTTGCTAGCCCAAATTAAGCAGATGCCTCCTTTGGCTCAAACACAGGTCATGTGCGATTTAGCTAACCGTGTTGACACTCCTCTTAACCGTTCCTATGCTTCCTTCAGCATGAACATTAAATTGGGCTTCTGGTATCAGTTAGGAGAATGGATGGCTCAGGGACTCGTAGCTCCGATCCCACCTGGTTATAAGCTTTCTTCTAATGCCTCAGCAGTGCTGCAAACAATCCGGCAACTTGATGGTGGTCAGCAAATCACCGTGCTGCGTAATGCTGTAGTCAACATGGGCTTCGATCCGAATGCTCCTGGCAGCTATGCTAAAGTTGCAGATCCCGTAGTGCCCCCAACTGAGATCGCGCAACGGACTCAAGTCACGATCGAAGGCGTTACAAACCCGACAGTACTTGGCTACATTAACAACATGAACGCCTTTGACTTTGAGGCTGCTGTTGGTCTATTTGCTCCCAAGGGTGCTCTACAACCACCTTTCCAGAAGCCGATCGTCGGTCAAGAGGCAATTTTGGCCTATATGCGCGAAGAGTGTGTTGGCTTGAAAATGATGCCAGAGCGCGGCGTATCTGAGGTTGTCGATGGCTACACGCAGATTAAAGTGACAGGAAAAGTTCAAACTCCTTGGTTTGGCGCGAGTGTTGGTATGAACATTGCTTGGCGGTTTTTAATAGATCCTCAAGGCAAGATTTTCTTTGTGGCGATCGACTTGCTCGCATCTCCTCAAGAGTTACTTAACTTGATGGCTAAGTAA
- the queG gene encoding tRNA epoxyqueuosine(34) reductase QueG, whose protein sequence is MKSPITSTQIKQKALELGFHKVGIAQADDAPYSEVERLQGWLKAGYQADMAWMANPKRQDIRLVMPEVQSLICIALNYYTPHQRPQGSEYAKISRYGWGRDYHKVMHKKLKVLTNWLRSQGEGIEARYYADTGPVQDKVWAERAGIGWIAKNGNVISREYGSWIFLGEVLTNLELMPDTPHAEHCGTCTRCIDACPTGAITQSFVVDANRCIAYHTIENRDEKLPDAITSHLQNWVAGCDICQDVCPWNQRFAKETDMVEFQPYPENIAPTLTELAEISDDEWNRRFTASALRRIKPEMWRRNARLNQERNKSELND, encoded by the coding sequence ATGAAATCCCCAATTACCAGCACTCAGATTAAGCAGAAAGCTTTAGAATTGGGATTCCACAAGGTGGGGATAGCGCAGGCAGATGATGCCCCTTATTCAGAGGTAGAAAGGTTGCAGGGTTGGTTGAAGGCTGGATATCAAGCAGATATGGCATGGATGGCTAATCCAAAGCGCCAGGATATTCGTCTAGTGATGCCAGAGGTACAGTCATTAATATGTATTGCCCTCAATTACTATACTCCTCACCAGCGCCCACAAGGGTCAGAATATGCGAAAATTTCTCGCTATGGTTGGGGGCGGGATTACCACAAGGTGATGCACAAAAAGCTGAAGGTGTTAACTAACTGGCTGCGATCGCAAGGTGAGGGAATTGAAGCGCGATATTATGCAGATACTGGGCCAGTACAAGATAAAGTTTGGGCCGAGCGGGCCGGTATTGGGTGGATTGCGAAGAATGGCAATGTAATTTCGCGGGAGTATGGTTCTTGGATATTTTTGGGGGAAGTATTAACGAATTTGGAGTTAATGCCTGATACTCCTCACGCCGAACATTGTGGCACTTGTACTCGCTGTATTGATGCTTGTCCTACTGGGGCAATTACTCAGTCTTTTGTGGTGGATGCTAATCGGTGTATTGCTTATCATACGATTGAGAATCGAGATGAGAAGTTGCCTGATGCCATTACTTCTCATTTACAGAATTGGGTTGCAGGTTGTGATATTTGTCAAGATGTTTGCCCTTGGAATCAACGTTTTGCTAAGGAAACGGATATGGTGGAGTTTCAGCCTTATCCTGAAAATATAGCGCCGACTCTCACAGAACTAGCGGAAATATCAGATGATGAATGGAATCGGAGGTTTACTGCTTCGGCTTTGCGGCGGATTAAGCCAGAGATGTGGCGAAGAAATGCTAGGTTGAACCAGGAAAGGAATAAAAGTGAATTAAATGATTAA
- a CDS encoding HAD-IA family hydrolase, translating to MTKVIIFDFDGTLADTLNAIVTITNRLSVEFGYKPATKDELAEIRNLNSWEIIKHSGISMFKLPFLVRRVRKELRNEIQEIRLFPGIKEALLELKNQGNQLGIITSNSKENVLALMERNGLEEIFDFIYTGTTLFGKHKVINNWLKQAAVKPEEVVYVGDETRDIEAAKKAKIKIIAVSWGFNAKAALAEHKPDFLIEHPHQLIEVIKNW from the coding sequence ATGACTAAAGTAATTATTTTTGATTTTGACGGTACTTTGGCTGATACCTTAAATGCGATTGTGACTATTACTAACCGCTTATCTGTGGAATTTGGTTATAAACCCGCTACTAAAGACGAACTTGCAGAAATTAGAAACTTAAATTCTTGGGAAATTATCAAGCATTCAGGGATTTCTATGTTTAAACTGCCATTTCTAGTGAGAAGAGTAAGAAAAGAGTTGAGAAATGAAATTCAAGAAATTAGATTGTTTCCCGGAATTAAAGAAGCTCTACTAGAGTTAAAAAATCAAGGTAATCAACTGGGGATTATTACTTCTAACTCTAAAGAAAATGTTTTAGCATTGATGGAGAGAAACGGGTTGGAAGAAATATTTGATTTTATTTACACGGGAACGACGCTATTTGGCAAACACAAAGTGATTAACAATTGGCTAAAGCAAGCTGCTGTCAAGCCAGAAGAGGTTGTTTATGTAGGAGATGAAACGAGGGATATAGAGGCGGCTAAAAAAGCTAAAATTAAAATAATTGCTGTGAGTTGGGGATTTAATGCAAAAGCAGCTTTGGCAGAACATAAACCTGATTTTTTGATCGAACACCCCCATCAATTAATTGAAGTTATAAAAAACTGGTGA
- a CDS encoding SWIM zinc finger family protein — protein MSDKQWWTEQWLDLINSYRFKKRLERGWKYAREGNVLSIEFQGQKVIAQVRGTEPEPYQISLWLDTFSDEDWGYITENMAQRAVFSAKLLAGEMPQNIEDVFAVAGKRLFPFNLSDVHSQCSCPDKANPCKHISAVYYLLGERFSEDPFVLFQLRGRTKEQILTKLRQLRGKGEENSAKVDSEENSTITNYQLPITNYQLPKVYQFWEYNQKLESSLVVIVPPPASETVLDILGPLILATDGDKSNKSTSPMEAAMQYLRKVYQDVSQQAVLTALNRGETD, from the coding sequence ATGAGCGACAAACAATGGTGGACAGAACAATGGCTTGATTTGATCAATTCCTATCGTTTTAAAAAGCGTTTAGAACGAGGCTGGAAGTATGCAAGAGAGGGTAACGTTCTGAGCATTGAGTTTCAAGGTCAAAAGGTAATTGCCCAAGTTAGAGGCACAGAACCAGAACCATATCAAATTTCTCTTTGGCTAGATACTTTCAGCGACGAAGATTGGGGTTATATCACTGAAAATATGGCTCAAAGAGCAGTTTTTTCTGCCAAACTATTAGCAGGAGAAATGCCCCAAAATATTGAAGATGTATTTGCCGTTGCTGGTAAGAGACTATTTCCCTTTAACTTGTCCGATGTTCATTCCCAATGTAGTTGTCCCGATAAAGCCAATCCTTGTAAACACATTAGTGCAGTTTACTACTTGTTAGGAGAACGCTTCAGCGAAGACCCATTTGTACTCTTTCAACTCCGAGGACGAACCAAAGAACAAATTTTGACAAAACTGCGACAATTGCGAGGAAAAGGAGAGGAAAACAGTGCTAAAGTTGACTCAGAGGAAAATTCCACGATTACCAATTACCAATTACCAATTACCAATTACCAATTACCAAAAGTTTACCAGTTTTGGGAATATAACCAAAAGCTAGAATCATCTCTAGTAGTAATAGTACCGCCGCCAGCCAGCGAAACAGTTTTAGATATTTTAGGGCCACTAATTCTAGCAACTGATGGAGATAAAAGTAACAAATCAACTTCTCCAATGGAGGCCGCTATGCAGTATTTACGTAAAGTTTACCAGGATGTTAGCCAGCAAGCAGTGCTAACAGCATTAAACCGAGGCGAAACAGATTAA